The following coding sequences lie in one Arachis ipaensis cultivar K30076 chromosome B03, Araip1.1, whole genome shotgun sequence genomic window:
- the LOC107630208 gene encoding VAMP-like protein YKT61 isoform X2, whose amino-acid sequence MKITSLLVLKCSGEGSDPVILANASDVSHFGYFQRSSVKEFIVFVGRTVAKRTPQGQRQSVQHEEYKVHAYNRNGLCAVGFMDDHYPIRSAFSLLNQVLDEYNKKFGESWRSAQTDSTQPWPYLDEALTKFQAFYNVVTFRRFGPKHAFEEKESCLTPDRAEFKK is encoded by the exons atgAAGATCACATCTCTGTTGGTATTGAAATGCAGTGGCGAGGGTTCGGATCCGGTGATTCTGGCGAACGCTTCGGACGTGAGCCACTTTGGTTACTTCCAGCGTTCAAGCGTCAAGGAGTTCATCGTCTTCGTTGGTCGCACCGTCGCCAAACGCACTCCTCAGGGCCAGCGTCAATCTGTTCAGCATGAAG AGTACAAGGTGCATGCTTACAACAGAAATGGCCTTTGTGCTGTGGGATTTATGGATGATCACTACCCAATTCGAAGTGCATTTTCTCTTCTCAACCAG GTGTTGGATGAATATAACAAAAAATTTGGTGAGTCATGGAGAAGTGCTCAAACAGACAGCACTCAACCCTGGCCTTATTTGGATGAAGCTCTGACAAAATTCCAGGCAT TTTACAATGTGGTCACATTTCGACGATTTGGGCCGAAGCACGCATTTGAAGAAAAGGAAAGTTGTTTAACACCTGATAGAGCAGAGTTCAAGAAATAG
- the LOC107630208 gene encoding VAMP-like protein YKT61 isoform X1: protein MKITSLLVLKCSGEGSDPVILANASDVSHFGYFQRSSVKEFIVFVGRTVAKRTPQGQRQSVQHEEYKVHAYNRNGLCAVGFMDDHYPIRSAFSLLNQVLDEYNKKFGESWRSAQTDSTQPWPYLDEALTKFQDPAEADKLLKIQRELDETKIILHKTIDSVLARGERLDSLVEKSSDLSAASQMFYKQAKKTNQCCTIL, encoded by the exons atgAAGATCACATCTCTGTTGGTATTGAAATGCAGTGGCGAGGGTTCGGATCCGGTGATTCTGGCGAACGCTTCGGACGTGAGCCACTTTGGTTACTTCCAGCGTTCAAGCGTCAAGGAGTTCATCGTCTTCGTTGGTCGCACCGTCGCCAAACGCACTCCTCAGGGCCAGCGTCAATCTGTTCAGCATGAAG AGTACAAGGTGCATGCTTACAACAGAAATGGCCTTTGTGCTGTGGGATTTATGGATGATCACTACCCAATTCGAAGTGCATTTTCTCTTCTCAACCAG GTGTTGGATGAATATAACAAAAAATTTGGTGAGTCATGGAGAAGTGCTCAAACAGACAGCACTCAACCCTGGCCTTATTTGGATGAAGCTCTGACAAAATTCCAG GACCCTGCAGAGGCTGACAAGTTGTTGAAAATCCAAAGAGAACTAGATGAAACAAAAATCATTCTT CATAAGACTATTGATAGTGTGCTTGCTCGAGGAGAGAGGCTGGACAGTTTAGTTGAAAAGAGTTCTGATTTGAGTGCAGCATCACAG ATGTTCTACAAACAGGCGAAGAAAACCAATCAGTGTTGTACCATATTATAA